One Nocardiopsis gilva YIM 90087 genomic window, CGGGCGGGACGGCCGCGTCCTCGAAGCCGGACCATGCCTCCGCTCCGTCGGGGGTGCGTGAGGTCAGCCCCGCCCCCTCCTCGCGGATGCGCCACAGCGCCCGGGTGTGGGCCGGGTCCGTGACGACGGCGGCCTCCAGCGGGCGCGCGGCCCCCGTGAGCCCGCGTACCAGGGCCTGGCCGGCCGCGGCCGCGTCGTCGCGGTCGGCGCCGCCCATCTCCACCATGAGCCAGGCATTCCCCTTGGGCAGGGCGACGCCGGAGCGCACCCCGGGGCGGTCGAGCCCCACGAGGAGCCGGTGGTTGAGTCCTTCGACGGTGAGCGGGCCGTGGTCCAGGAGTTCGGGGACGGCGTCGGCGGCCGACGCGGCGTCCGGGTAGCCGAGTACGACCAGCGCTCGGGCCGCCGGGGCCTCGGCCAGGCGCACGGTGGCGCCGAGGACGGTGACGCAGCTGCCCTCGGTCCCGGTGAGGGCGCGGGCGATGTGTCCGCCATGCTCCGGTAGCAGGCGGTCGAGGGCGTACCCCGAGACCCTGCGGGACAGCTGGGGCATGCCCGTCCGCAGGTCGGCCATGTAGGTGGCGGTGAGCTCGCGCAGCGCCGCATAGATCTGCCCCTCGCGGGTGGGCAGGGCGGCGCGGCGGTCGAGCTCCTCGGCGGAGGTGGCGCCCACGGTCATCCGGGTGCCGTCGTAGAGCAGGACGTCGAGGGATTCCACGTTGTCGGCGGTGGTTCCCCACGCCACCGAGTGGGCACCGCAGGCGTTGTTGCCGATCATTCCGCCGAGCGTGCAGCGGCTGTGGGTGGAGGGATCGGGGCCGAAGGTGAGGCCGTGGGGCGCCGCGGCGGCGCGCAGGTCGTCGAGGATGAGGCCGGGCTGCACCCGCGCGGTGCGGGCCGCGGGGTCCAGGTTCTCGACCGCGGTGAGATAGCGCGAGGTGTCGATGACGAGCCCGGATCCGATGGCGTTGCCCGCGATGCTGGTGCCGCCGCCGCGCGGGGTCAGTGGGACGCCGTAGGCGCGGGCGGCGGCCACGGCGGCGATGATGTCGTCGGTGGTCCGGGGGAGGGCGACGGCGAGGGGAACGTGCCGGTAGTTGGACGCGTCCGCGGTGTAGAGGGCGCGAGCGCCCCGCCCGAAGGACACCGTCCCGGAGAAGTCGGTGCCCAAGGCGCGTCGGAACCCGTCGAGGTCGATGTCGTCCGGTGCTGTGATGGTGCGGGGATCGACTGTGTTTTCCACGTGCCCTACCCTCGCGCCGCCGGACGGCGGCTGACAATACCGCCGCGCCGCCGCAAACCGACGCGCGTGCGGCGTGCGCGGCGCAGCGGTGTCCGCGCCGTCATTCCTGACACTTCCTGACACTCGGTGTCAGTCTCTACGCCGATACTTGCCGCTATGACGACGCCATGGAAAACGTTCAGTGATGAGGCGCCCGAGCTGGCAGCGGCGGTACGCGCCCGATTCGAGGCCACCAAGCACCATGTCCTGGCCACGCTGCGCGCGGACGACGCGCCTCGCGTCAGCGGGACGGAGGTCGGTTTCCAGGGCCCCGACATCGTTCTCGGCTCCATGCCGGACGCGCTCAAGGTCCGCGACCTGCAGCGCGACGACCGGTTCGCGCTCCACGCCAACCCCGGCGACGGGTCCATGGAGGGCGGCGACGCCAAGATCTCGGGGACGGCCGTGGAGGTGACCGACCCCGACGAGCTGGAGTCCTTCCGCCAGCCGGGGCAGCCGCCGGGGCCCTTCCACCTGTTCCGGCTGGAGCTGGCCGACGCGGTGCTGACCTCGGTGGAGAACGACCAGCTGGTGATCCGGCTGTGGCGCCCCGGTGCCGGGGTCACGCGGTTCAGCCGGACGTGAGCCGGTCCGGTGGCGAGAGAGCGGCGCGCCGCCCCGTGCCGCTCACTCGCCCTGTTCGAGCGACTCGTCCATAGCGGTGACCAGGTCGGCCTCGGGGTCCATGTCGAGGTTCCACATCATCAGCCCGCCCAGGTTCATCTCGCGAACGTAGGCGCCCTTCATCCGGACGATCTCGGGGGTGTCGAAGGTCCACCACTCGTTGCCGTCGTACAGCCAGTAGGCCCCGTTGATCGGGTCGTGGAAGCGTCGGCCGCTGCGGTACTTGAGTTCTCCGTAGGGGTCGACGGCCTCGCCGTAGGTGCCCTCCGCGCCCGAGTCGGCCGGGGCGTAGCG contains:
- a CDS encoding pyridoxamine 5'-phosphate oxidase family protein, whose product is MTTPWKTFSDEAPELAAAVRARFEATKHHVLATLRADDAPRVSGTEVGFQGPDIVLGSMPDALKVRDLQRDDRFALHANPGDGSMEGGDAKISGTAVEVTDPDELESFRQPGQPPGPFHLFRLELADAVLTSVENDQLVIRLWRPGAGVTRFSRT